Proteins from one Desulfonatronovibrio hydrogenovorans DSM 9292 genomic window:
- a CDS encoding transposase produces MSYPLQFKENVVKMVLTGTDSQAQIAKDMGVPGSTMRYWLKKAQSTGDTIMAKHEKRPQDWSSKEKLDALLESAKLTDEQLGAWCRQKGIHTHHLEKWKKEFSKDQSRNKGNNVRQLKKEVKDLQKELNRKDKALAETTALLVLKKKVDALWGGNRDD; encoded by the coding sequence ATGTCTTACCCTTTGCAATTTAAAGAAAACGTGGTCAAAATGGTACTTACAGGGACTGACTCTCAAGCCCAGATCGCCAAGGACATGGGAGTTCCAGGTTCAACCATGCGATACTGGCTTAAAAAAGCACAAAGCACTGGAGATACCATTATGGCCAAACATGAGAAACGTCCACAGGACTGGTCCTCAAAAGAAAAGCTCGATGCCCTGCTTGAATCTGCCAAGCTTACAGACGAACAGCTGGGAGCCTGGTGCAGACAAAAAGGAATACATACTCATCATCTGGAGAAATGGAAAAAAGAATTCTCCAAGGATCAATCAAGGAACAAAGGCAATAATGTCCGTCAGCTTAAAAAAGAAGTCAAAGATCTTCAAAAAGAGCTTAACCGCAAGGACAAGGCTTTAGCTGAAACAACGGCCCTTCTGGTGCTCAAAAAAAAAGTGGATGCCCTCTGGGGGGGCAACAGGGACGACTGA
- a CDS encoding IS3 family transposase: MGGQQGRLIPTQKKKRILTLIDEACSSGARLKKACAITGLSPRTIQRWRSPEKLEDRRKESSQTPANKLSEMERQKILKTINSPAYRNLSPHQIVADLADQETYLASEATMYRILREEGQNTHRQPSKPKRHNRPEELTAAEPNQVWTWDITYLPGPVRGVFFYLYMIIDLYSRKIITWQIHTREGSTLAGGLISEGCYLENITRDQLVLHSDNGAPMKGATMLATLQQLGVMPSFSRPGVSNDNAHSEALYKTLKYRPWYPQKPFKSLSDARTWVEGFVQWYNHEHRHSSLAYVTPNDRHTGRDKEILARRRVVYQRAKMKNPERWSGQIRKWSAPSEVTLNKKRTSNTEKIAA, from the coding sequence CTGGGGGGGCAACAGGGACGACTGATCCCGACCCAGAAGAAAAAGCGCATCCTGACACTTATAGACGAAGCCTGCAGTTCAGGAGCCAGGCTGAAAAAAGCTTGTGCCATTACCGGCTTAAGTCCCAGGACCATCCAAAGGTGGAGAAGTCCTGAGAAACTTGAAGACAGACGTAAAGAGTCAAGCCAAACACCAGCCAACAAACTGAGTGAAATGGAACGACAGAAGATTCTGAAGACCATCAACAGTCCTGCATACAGGAACCTGAGTCCGCATCAAATAGTTGCGGATCTGGCTGATCAGGAAACATACCTGGCGTCCGAGGCAACCATGTACCGCATCCTTCGGGAAGAAGGTCAAAACACCCACAGGCAGCCTTCAAAGCCTAAGAGACACAACAGGCCTGAAGAACTGACAGCTGCTGAGCCCAATCAGGTCTGGACCTGGGACATTACATATCTGCCGGGCCCGGTTAGAGGAGTGTTCTTTTATCTGTACATGATCATTGATCTCTACAGCAGAAAGATCATCACCTGGCAGATACACACCCGTGAAGGATCCACTCTGGCCGGAGGCTTGATCAGCGAAGGATGCTATCTGGAAAACATAACCAGAGACCAACTGGTCCTACACTCTGACAACGGTGCTCCCATGAAGGGAGCAACCATGCTGGCCACTTTGCAGCAGCTGGGTGTAATGCCGTCCTTCTCAAGGCCTGGCGTAAGCAATGACAATGCCCATTCAGAAGCCTTATACAAGACTCTGAAATATCGCCCCTGGTATCCTCAAAAGCCTTTTAAAAGCTTAAGTGATGCCAGAACCTGGGTCGAGGGTTTTGTACAGTGGTATAATCATGAGCATCGTCACAGCAGCCTGGCGTATGTAACCCCCAATGATCGGCACACAGGCAGGGACAAAGAAATCCTGGCCAGACGACGAGTTGTTTATCAAAGAGCAAAAATGAAAAACCCGGAACGGTGGTCAGGTCAGATCAGGAAATGGTCTGCACCTTCTGAAGTCACACTGAATAAAAAAAGAACCTCTAATACAGAAAAAATTGCGGCCTAA